The genomic stretch taaattttattattaatattaataagacTACAAtactatataaattttattattaatattaataagacTACAAtactatataaattttattattaaagtAAATTTTAATGACAGTATACcgtaattaaatttatatagttTACTGtagttttattaatattaataataaaatttaaactatataaattttatCATAAAATTttacacgtgacaggaacacGCCCATTTTTTCTGTAAAAGGCATGCAACCACCTCACTGCCTCATGCCTATAGCTATACCTTTGCAGAAACCTTGTGCCAAGTTGTGGAGCTACAAGGAACAGGCCAATCTGTCCTCTAGATGTACAATCAGAAATGAAGACTTTAGTTACGTTTTGGTATCATCCCTATTGATCAAATtcaatttcttgttgttttcttATCAGATTGCTGAAGAGGTAGAATCTCATTGGCATCCAATTGGCATTCATCTGGGATTCAGTGGTGAAATGCTTACACAATATGAGAAACAGTTCAACGAGCCATCTTGTCTTCTCTTTGAGATTCTTGACAAATGGCAGAAACAGAAaggcaaacaagcaacaaagaaTGCACTTTTGGAAGCTTGCAGACAAGCTGGTGTTATGCTACGGTCTGAAAGTAAGCATAcgtataaaaataaaataactatTAGAGTGTGCCTATgtcgttgatatcaatcagacataatgtgtgtgtgtgtgtgtgtcgtgatTTTGGAGTCTGTCATGGCCACGATATTAATTAAGCGCTTGCGCGGCTCAAAAACTTTTCTTGTTGAATAGTCTTCTTGCACAAAGCAGTGCGTACGACGTCCAGAAGCAGTTCAGTAAGAGCTGAGGCGAGTGAGCATGCGCGCTCTCAGCCTAGCGTACCTTACAACATTTTTAGAGGCGATTGCGCGACTGTCAAAATGTTTTACTGGCACGAATTAGCACATAAAGAAAGGCTTTAATTTTTGTGATTTTGCTAACGCAACATAGAAAACACGAAACGTACCGTTAGCGTCTCTGTTCTCTAGTGGTTGTTCTACAGCTTGCACCATCGTAACTTTCTTGACTCTTTGCATTGAAAGCTTTGAATTTACATCTAGCTCAGCTCGCGCGCACAAATTACAGGGTACACGCGCCGTTATTTTTGTAGGTGTTGAAATCTGCTATTAatcagagctgccaactctcccgcatttgggacccttctcccgcctacccgcatttggcatcaaatctcccgcattctgaccattggtgggtgtgaccaaaatgatgggcgtgcctgttctgtgtaactgtgcactacagttttagtacatgcatgtgtacgcacatacttgatatcccaGTATCCatttctatgtgccagcccctctcttcatccagctctttcataacatacttggtcaaaataccgacatagaaggaggagtcggtcagaagtggaaaggggaggggctggctacctgattaccataattatgtattgctggaaaagcgatcgaagaaggccacaagaaaatagaatccagaatATCCCAACTAATcacgagaatgtgcatgtactttgttcttagatttttataaaaggcagtagtacgtacagtataagttctgtgtttaattaattaactattatgtttagtaattggtgttgatactgtgtgtcgctaattaggcacattaatcaatcagttataaatttgtttcactataatttaattaattaatggcttgtACTTCAGCAgggcatgcaaatacttaaattttgtttaaatTAGTAATACCAGCAAACTAACTTCAACATTCCTGAAGAGACTATCATCACTGATCTCTGAGAAGCATGACAGGACATACAGCGTAATGTGTTGCTGGTTGAGTTTTGCTCTTATTCCATCAGGCGTTGTtgtagatatgtagatttagttcgctcacaacagcttagttagacctccgcggaaacgtgggacaccaagattagtgcaaaggaaattatcgtactacacacgctaaaaattcacgctaaagtcaagattaattacaaattattgtgtctagacagctgaggaatgatgatatttgagcagctgcccaactgcagactatgtaagttattcagttttccatgatattgcacaacagccgtaagcaacggataattgaacgcctgaatcggataattgaacgccgagttcagaTTATTGAACACcagattcggataattgaacgcaaaatactatag from Corticium candelabrum chromosome 21, ooCorCand1.1, whole genome shotgun sequence encodes the following:
- the LOC134196653 gene encoding uncharacterized protein LOC134196653, coding for MTKLHLVNLERNTPIFSVKGMQPPHCLMPIAIPLQKPCAKLWSYKEQANLSSRCTIRNEDFSYVLVSSLLIKFNFLLFSYQIAEEVESHWHPIGIHLGFSGEMLTQYEKQFNEPSCLLFEILDKWQKQKGKQATKNALLEACRQAGVMLRSESTTFLSSSISAFRFLPLGRP